The genomic window ATGGTAAGGTAGATTGGTGATTTGGAAAGTTGGGATCTACAGCATGCTTTCTTTACATTTATTCTCCTTTTTCCTGCTACAaattggggtcttttcttctttctcgaaGGTTACCAATGTACAGTGAGGCAAAGCTGGCATTCTTTGTATATCTTTGGTACCCAAAAACGAAGGTGAGATCTATGTTCTATCAAGTTATAACATAtcatttcatcactaattatatgtgtgtgtgtgtgtatttatttatttatttttatgaatgaaTTTATGATAGGGAACTACATATGTCTATGAAACTTTCTTTCGGCCATATGTTGCGAAGCATGAGAATGAAATAGATCGTAACTTGCTTGAGCTGAGAACAAGAGCTGGGGATATTGTTGTCCTTTATTGGCAAAAGGCTGCAAGCTATGGCCAGACAAGGTTTTTTGAAATCTTGCAGTACGTTGCTTCACAGTCACCCTCGCAATCATCAAGATCACGCCCTGTTCAGGTACTTATGGAGCAGAGAAACAGATTTTATTTCTGTCGctctttgtcttcttttcttcgaattatataatttgataaaatttttaccgCCTACTATGCTTGACAGTTTGAAAATATAGCTCTTAGCTCTGCCTCTAGCATTTGCTTGCTTCTTTTCATATAAGAATGCACATTATCTTCACTGTGGTCATTCACTATGTTTCTTCTATCCATTCTAGATTAAGGTGAAAAAAGGTTTGATTGGTCCGTTCATAGAACCTTGTTCTTAGCTGCAATATATCGATGACATGTCTATCTCCAGAAGACAGCCACAAGATAATACTatcaatcatcaaaaataaacACTGTGTACTaaagtttttcttttttccctcctATTTCAAGCAGTGATGGCAAGGTTACTTAAAtgatttgtcctttttttttttttttttaaacacctTTGGCAAGTAGAGATttcaaggataaatttatattgctTTTCTTCTAGTTATGTAGCATTTGACGTGCCGTATTAATGCATTTGTTTCTATATCAATGTAGCTTTTGACGTGATCGTGCTTATTTAACTGCTTAGGATTGTCATGATATGCAAAATAACCTAGAAGAAACTTTGTTCATTTTAAAAATAAGCAAAAGCAGCAAGCATGATCCATATCTGGTGTTAGTGACCAGAAGTTTAAAGTTAAGGATACATTGCAAGGATTAATAGTGTTTGCTAGTAGACTATTTTAAGAAGTGAAATAATTGGGCACATCACCCTAAGGATTGACTGGACCTGTCCTATCCTTGTTGTGAAATATTGCGACCCTCCCACGCATGTTGTTGAGGCCTAGGTGATTTCACAAAAACAATCTCAGGAGAATGCTCTGCACTGTTCCTATGAGCATTGTGTAGCATATTGTCACCTACGTGGATGAAGCCTTCTATGTTGATTTGTGGGGTTGAATGTGATGAAACCAATGATTTACATACCTGTCATATGCTATTGTATGTGGCAGCTAGCATATGATGAACCCATTCTAGTCACCCAAAAATTAAACAGATAgtgttaaaataataaaattatgaattagCTAAGAACCAGAAAAGATAACAATTTCTAGAAAGCAAGTGTACTTGTTTGTTCTTTTTTAATTACTTATCCGGGAACTATGAGGCATGAGTcacattttttatttgaaaatgtcTAAGATCCTGTTCATTGTGTCCATGCATATGCATTTCACAACTGTTGGAGTTTGTTCTCGAGTATAGTTGTAACAAAAAACAATTACAGTAAGAACATGTGTCTCATTCAATTACGGTAAGAACGTTCCCTGTTTTATTtcttcccctcctcctcctcctttctctatctctctctgtGGGTGTATGCGCGCATGTGTGTGAGTCAGTCAAATCCTTGTTCTAAGGACAATGAACCTAAAAATATAAATGTGGTTTGAACGCCAAAATGTGTCAAGCATCCACCAATATGGTATTAGTTGGTATAGGAAACTCATTGTGGATCATATATAGTTTGTTGTGAAAGAGCAAGTGGACTAGTGTGTGACTTCATGAAGCTGTTAGAAAGCCAATTTATAAAGGAACTATGTATGTAGTAAGAAGTGGTCTCAGCATGATGGCATGAAAGGACAGTCTACCTGATATGCTTGGTGCATTATGGAGTATCAGATCATTCAAAATTGAGCAACATTTTGCTTATCACAACTAATGGTGTTAGTCATGTTGGAAGATGCCCCTTGTTTCAGTAAATTAGGAATCAAAGCTAGGCATCCTCAACAGAGGTATTAATTATGGTGCTGTACTGAGCTTTAAGCCTTTAACAAACTGAGAAACAATGGCTtgcttccttctcttctatgagATGAGAGTCTTTAAAATAAACACCGCAAGTAGCGATATATCTAAGACACATGGCTTCCCTAGCCCAATCAGCATTTAAGTGCAAAGATGGAGCAGAGAAAGGATGAGAGACTGAGCACCAAGCGGTGGTGGCTCGACCAAAGATGGCCAAGGATACTCTTGAGGCTAGATCAGATGGTCTCATAACTGACTTGTTGACCACGGGAATGACACGGACAATGTCATGAAGCGGTTAAAGGGTTCCAATAAGATGACATTatcaagaagatcaagaaaagggtcACCATCACCCATACCTGAACTTCAAATGAAGCTTAATGGGTGTCGCAGTAATAGCAGTGTTGAGCACTGGAGATGATATTAGTTGTACACAGACATTTATGTGCGTgcgcacacagatatatatatatatacatacatgtgtaAAAAGAaatcaacacacacacacacagagatatatatatacatacatacatgtgtaaAAAGAAATCAACATTGTCAACAACTACACATCaagctacacacacacacacagatatatatatatatatatatatatatatatatatatatatatatatatatatatatatatacacacacacatacatacatacatacatgtgtaaAAAGAAAtcaacacacacagagagagagagagagagatatatatatatacatacatgtgtaAAAAGAAATCAACATTGTCAACAACTACACATCaaactacacacacacacacagatatatatatatatatacatacatgtgtaAAAAGAAATCAACATTGTCAACAACTACACATCaagctacacacacacacacacacacacacagacacagatatatatatatatatatatatatatacatacatgtgtaAAAAGAAATCAACATTGTCAACAACTACACATCaagctacacacacacacacacagatatatatatatatatatatatatatatatatatatatatatatatatatatatatatatatatacacatatatgtgtaaaaagaaatcaaaattgTCAACAACTACACATCAAGCTTCAGGAAATACCAAAGGTCATGATTCTTTATGTCAAACTGCCTTTGAAGATACATCTTGGTAGCTAAATGTGACAATCCACATTAAAAAGTAGAAATTTGAACAGCAATGGTGGGACCATTAGAGGGATGCATGCCCCTTTAAACTCATTTTACCATTAGCCCTTTTGACTGGTTACACCTAGACAGGAACTATAAATTTAAAATCCAACTCACAAATTCAGGGGAGGCAGTTTTACTTTGAAATTTAGGAAATGTTTCCCAAGTATATGGACCCGGGTAATTCAACTTGGTGGTTttaaaaagttttttttattttattttttgcagtCCAACTCTGTCTCGAAGTTAGGTTGCTTGACCCAATGATTTAGTAGCTCTAGATGACTCTAAATGATGATGGACAGCAAATACAGTGCATGTTAATATAAACAGTCTGCAATCAATGGTCAATACAAGTTCCATGAGCCCCTTTCTATATAATGTTTCAATGATGAATTTTGATTGGCCCATTCAAGAACAAACCCATGAAAATGAAATTTTGCTAAGGGCATCATTGCTAAGGATAGCTTAGATGAATCCATTAAATTGTTGGAATTGTCTTCAATTGATTCTTTGCCTTTGCCTTTATCTTACCTTGTCTTTTACTTATTTATCGGACTTTTGCAGATCAAGCCCCTGTCCCCTTTTCTTCCCCTGATATGTCTTTGTATTCCCTGGCCCCTTTGCTTTCTCCACTAAATCCTTGTATCTACCATCCCTTAAGCCCTTCATGTACTTTAGATTTGTCATTCCCCCTTCGTCTGTTCTTGCTAGCTCCattttgtctttcttttttttttttttttttttgcttaggattttttcctagttttctttttttgattttccACTTTTGTTGTTCTTTTTTCTCTATTATTTCTTATTTatgtttcattttcttttttgctCTTCCATCTTGTCTTCTCCTTCCTCATCTATGTTTCCCAAAAAAATGCACTCTAGGATACCTAGGCGGTAAATGTTGGTGTTAGGTAATTTAGGGGCCATTGTGGATGGCCTGGCTGCACTGACTACTTTGTTGTTCTAAATGAAGTATTCTAAAAGCTATTCGACAATTCTTTGACATTGGGTGTTTGTGCATATGCAAATGTCTAACGACAACTCCAAATTTTCTTATGTGAACAGAAATGCACCAAATGAAAATAACTATTAGAATTTATAAATAGTGAAAAATTCCAGAACTTCTCCATGATCTTAGAGATTAAAACTTCTGCAGGAAATTCTTGTACAATAAGAAACAATTGGCACCGAAGCATCCACAAGAAATGTGTACTTATTTGAGGATCTAATTTATAAGTTGATGCTCATATACATTGAGTGATAACTAGTGCATCATCTATGATCAACTTTTCTGCTGCATGAtcaataattattatatttaattgttCCTGAATGCTTATCACATAGTCATTAGGTGTGACGAgatgctaatttcttttggaTAACTACTTTGTTCTGAATCAAGAAAGATTATACTCATGTATTGGTTGTAAGAGGATCATACTTGCATGGTTCCTAAGATGAGGGGATCTACTTGTAAAAGGGAGATCATTGTTGGTTTTGACATTGGTTTTCTCAAACATGACATAGTTATCTTTTTTGGGAGCTTTATACGTAATACTTTGGTCCATTTTCAAGTTTCAAATGGTATAAGAAGTACAGTTTTTGAGGTAGGAAAAAACTATAAAACCCATAAAGGATTTAATGTTGTTCTTGTCTATTATCTATATAAGCTAAACAAATTGCTGGCATATCTTGAAGCTATTGTCACATGGTAGAATCTCAAATATAGAAGTTCTATGTGTTAGACTCTTGACTCTTGATAACCTTTCTTATTGAGTTTCATACTTGTTTCAATTTATTAGAAAAAGGGTGGCTGGAGCATGAGGCTTCCACCACTGTCTAAAGAGAGTTAGATGTACACAGCCGAACCCCTAAGGTCTAGGGAGAGTTAGATGTACACAGCTTTACCCCTGCATGCAAAGAGGTTATTTCTATGTTTCTAATCTGTGATACTTTGGTCACAATAGAGCAACTTTGCAGTTGCGCCAAACTCCCTTTCACTTGTTTCAACATATAGCACCAACCTTTTTACCACAGAATTTTATTGACAAGTTCTATTGGCATTAAAGCCACGACAGCAGCCTCAGCAGATCCGTAgaacgacatcaacagcagctgcTCGCCAACCAGCAGTCTCACAACAGCATGAACAGCAAACTTGTGCACCACCCAGCCCTACTAAGAGCCAGTTGCAGGAACCGACAGAGGCAGGTGTCACTCCACCAGCCCCTCCAGTTGCCCAGCCGCCAACCTCATCAGCAGTTGCCAGCTCACCCACTTCTGAAGCCACTGCTCTTCCCACTACTCCAACAGGTGATGGAGAAGCAATGCAGATTGAAGTCACCGACGTTGCATCCCAGGAAGACACAAATCCTCCCCCACAAGAGACTCCTGTGGAGGAGGCAATCCGCATAACCCGTGGCAGGTTGAGAAAAAGAGCTGCTACTGCTGGTCCCTCAGTTCGTTAGCAGCATCTCTTCCCTGCTGTCTAGGTATTTCCTTCAGCTTTGCTTGTTTGTTGGTAGATAGGGGAGATTTGGGGTGATTGATTTGAGTGGGTTCTTTTGAATTCATCAACACATGTAAATAACCTAGAACAAGGTGGGAGATGCGTGGTATATAGACAAGCATCTGCTTAATGATTTTAGAGGATGAATGACGTCTGGTGGTGGTGTTGATGATATCCATGCAATTAGCTCATTGGTTTTGAATGAACTGTATTGGGATATGGCGGGCAGGGAGTAGAGAGGGGGATGAAGCTGATATTTCATGGAGGGTCCACCAAGTGGAAGAGGATTCACTCTGTTTATGATGAGTGGATACCAAAAATGAAATAAGATTCCTTTAGAAGCTGGGGCATAATCACGATTCCTTGCACAGCGGCTGTTGAGTGACTTTGCCTGCTTTTTTTTTCATTGTTGTTGGTTTTGGATGCTTAGATGTTTAGTAATGGCAATCAGGGTGGCATCTTTGTCATTTATTTGCCATTGACCCCAAGGATGCTATATCTCGATATGTTTTGGTGCAGCTTGCATCCTTTTCTCAATTTCTTCCGGCTTTTGGCATCCTTTTTATGTCCCGAGCTTTGGTCTTCCTGTATGAAATCAACTCACAATGCTGCTACACATGAAGGTACCTGATTCTGAAGGTTTACTTAATGACCCAGTGGAACCAATGAAATAAGCTGGGGAAATATATAGAAAAAGCTATAAATCACCTGCTACTGATCACCGGTCAGGTCACCGACGAACGTAGAAGCCCGTTATTGGCTATAGTGCAGGTGGGTTTCGATTGACGCAGCTGGCTCGTGTTTGGTATCAATCTCCAGCTTCCATGGGGAACTAGTGATTGGCACCACATCAAAATCTTTATTCCTATAGCAACTGTTTTCCCATGACCCCTTGTTTAGGTTGTGCTATTAGCTAACGCTTTATCTTCAGCTTGTTTCCTCTCCTGGTTTTGATTGCCGGTCAAGTATAATAAAATGCAACTCCTGTGTGCGGTTCGCTATGGCTCAAGAAAATTGTTTATTTCCATTTTTCCGGACAAAATAATACCGAAGGACATAACGGAGCAGACCTATCCTAGTTCGCCAAGTGGTCCTATGTTGTCTCAAGAGAGTGGTCCAAGTGGGACAAGAGAGCCATCCGCGCAAGATTGGTGCCTGGCTTTCCCGTCAGATCTGTGTATGACTTTTTTAAGATTTAGGATGAAAAACACTTACAAAGACAACAGAGACCCACCGCAGAAAGACGGAAAGCAATGTAACAGTTCGGAACCTCTGTAATTTAGGGTTGATCTGCAGATGTCCTATTATACAATGACAGCGCATGATTGCATAGATCTCATGGTACACAGGGCAGCTGCACAATCCTATGAGGCCCATGCAACGAGGGGGTGGTGCTTCATACCTGGACGGCCGTGATTGGACTCAGAATGTTCCAGTTCAATCTGGAGAATCCTAAGCAAAAGGAACATCAGAATAGCACGAGTAGGGTGCCGATGTGAAAAGGTTAAACTATGCCTATCTTGCTGGCAACTCATCATCAGCATCCAATTATCTAGACCTACGAAAGGCTATCCATGTCCGTCATTGAATGTCTATTTTGCTGGCGACTCATCATAAACATCCAATTATCCAGAGTTCAGAAAGGCAATCCATTTCCGTCATTTAAACTCTGAGCTACTCTTAATGGAAAATTCCAATGTAAAACTAATTTGAGAACCTACTGCCACAATGATGTAACTGCTTAAATATTTATGTGCCTTTTTATTTGATCATTGTAGAAATTAATAGGAAGGACCATCATAAGCATTTACAATTTCACAATTCAGAGGAGGGAGAGTTAAAAGACAAAAACCCCCTTGGTCTCTTTCCCATTTGACTGTGCAGCCTGTTATGATCTCTACACATCACAGGGGCACCGTACCCCCCTTTCCCTCCCCTCCCCAACAAACCCCCCCACTCCACACACCCCACCCCCCCGCCCCCCCCACCCCACCCGCCCCGCAACCCCCCTCCGCGGCCAGCGTGCACAAGAAAATCAGTCGAGCCTCCAGCGTGCACAAGAAAATCAGTTGGACCTGCAAGGCTGCAACATAACTTCATGTACCATGAAATGCCAATCTAAGGGATTTCCTTTCCTCATCGTTATTCTGCATATGGTTACAGTTAAGGATAATTAATCAGTTTCTGTTACTTCATTCTAGAAAGGGATCGAGTTGAAGTGGTATCACGTATCAATTTCCCTTGACAAAGGTGAAAAAGATGcagttattttcttctttttttgatacaaaaaaacatGCAGTTAGTTGCTTCAGCAATCAAGTAGAAAGATTAAGCTTTTCCAACCTCACAACTCGGCAAAATTGCCTTACCGCATGGTGGATGTCAGTCTACGTACTTGTGTGCATATATTAGTGCTCTATTATTAAAAGCCCATGCATTTACAGGAAGAACATCAGGAGGGGTAATTTGGCTTTAATTCTAGGATACCTTCAGTTCTCCATGTATCTGTGATGCTGGCTCCATGATCTGTTAGAAACCAGTAATCAGCGTCCATCTGCAATGACAAGCATATCATAATCAGCAACCTGTTTGCATCTCTGGCCTTAGTTTGTAGCCTGTGAGTACTTACATCATTATCTGATGGGGCAATCTTCAAAATGGCACCTGTGCAATCTTGTGAGGTGACTGAACCTGAAGAGTTATTCTGAGTGACTTGGTCGTGTCCTCTCTCAGATGTTCCACCTGTATTTTGGTCTGCCGGCTGAAAAGACGTATCATTCTTGCTGCTAGTCTCAGCACACAGATCCATTGCAGCTGGCTGTTGGTTCTGATTTGAAGCCTCATAAATCTCTCCATGATTGCTGTTAACAAGACGACAGCCTATTTCACAATTCATTTTCAAAAACAAAAAAGGTCCAACAGAACCAGCAATTTTAGTACTGCCTTCAGAAATTACCTGATCAAGTACATATCAATGGGACCCATTGAGCTTCTGAAAAGTATTTGGTATCGTCTTTGTGGAAAATCAAGACCCTGTTCAGAAAATAATGTCATGAAAACCTACCGAACCATAAAATCTCACCTTTCCAATGTCTTTTGCTCACCTCATCAGGATTTGGGACTTCGATGCTAGTTCCATGAGGTGCTCTTATTGCAATTAGAGTAGAATCCTGTCACGATGGACAACAGTTAAAAACATTTGCATTACAGGGCAAGATCATGGCAAGAAATTTAACTAAAGCTA from Elaeis guineensis isolate ETL-2024a chromosome 4, EG11, whole genome shotgun sequence includes these protein-coding regions:
- the LOC105044155 gene encoding uncharacterized protein isoform X1, which produces MMANFVTRALALVLGYAYPAYECFKTVELNKPEIEQLRFWCQYWYVLVTCRMKDFIFQFYLASSYLWLKEKLLILIPFFRILVAALTIFERVGESFISWLPMYSEAKLAFFVYLWYPKTKGTTYVYETFFRPYVAKHENEIDRNLLELRTRAGDIVVLYWQKAASYGQTRFFEILQYVASQSPSQSSRSRPVQPRQQPQQIRRTTSTAAARQPAVSQQHEQQTCAPPSPTKSQLQEPTEAGVTPPAPPVAQPPTSSAVASSPTSEATALPTTPTGDGEAMQIEVTDVASQEDTNPPPQETPVEEAIRITRGRLRKRAATAGPSVR
- the LOC105044155 gene encoding putative HVA22-like protein g isoform X2, which encodes MMANFVTRALALVLGYAYPAYECFKTVELNKPEIEQLRFWCQYWILVAALTIFERVGESFISWLPMYSEAKLAFFVYLWYPKTKGTTYVYETFFRPYVAKHENEIDRNLLELRTRAGDIVVLYWQKAASYGQTRFFEILQYVASQSPSQSSRSRPVQPRQQPQQIRRTTSTAAARQPAVSQQHEQQTCAPPSPTKSQLQEPTEAGVTPPAPPVAQPPTSSAVASSPTSEATALPTTPTGDGEAMQIEVTDVASQEDTNPPPQETPVEEAIRITRGRLRKRAATAGPSVR